In the Streptomyces formicae genome, one interval contains:
- a CDS encoding CGNR zinc finger domain-containing protein: MHFNHYGGEAALLAADLVNSLAPAPPLAPLLAARGVTDHALTTAQEADLRDWAVRLAECFGPQDLPRRCARVNALLAHASSSPRISLHDGHPHFHYSAPAADPAAHVRALTAAGLAYVVCFAEAHRLGRCARTPCGTAFVDTSRNGRRAYCSVRCANNDAVARHRERRRH; the protein is encoded by the coding sequence ATGCATTTCAACCATTACGGGGGCGAGGCGGCCCTGCTCGCCGCCGACCTGGTCAACTCCCTCGCCCCCGCACCCCCTCTGGCCCCGCTCCTCGCCGCGCGCGGCGTCACGGACCACGCCCTCACCACCGCCCAGGAGGCCGACCTCCGCGACTGGGCCGTACGCCTCGCGGAGTGTTTCGGACCGCAGGACCTCCCCCGCCGCTGCGCCCGCGTCAACGCCCTGCTGGCGCACGCCTCCAGCAGCCCCCGCATCTCCCTGCACGACGGCCACCCGCACTTCCACTACAGCGCCCCCGCCGCGGATCCGGCCGCCCACGTCCGCGCCCTCACTGCGGCGGGCCTCGCCTACGTCGTCTGCTTCGCCGAGGCCCACCGCCTGGGCCGCTGCGCCCGCACGCCCTGCGGCACCGCCTTCGTGGACACGTCCCGCAACGGCCGCCGCGCGTACTGCTCGGTGCGCTGTGCGAACAACGACGCGGTCGCCCGCCACCGCGAAAGACGGCGGCACTGA
- a CDS encoding GntR family transcriptional regulator — protein sequence MLFRIDTTSAVPLGDQIAACARRAVVDGSVGPGERLPAARMLAGSLGVNVHTVLRGYQRLRDEGLIELRRGRGAIVADSAAARARAQLVERVREFVSDALDLGLSDDEVLSMVGAALKA from the coding sequence ATGTTGTTCCGGATCGATACGACATCGGCCGTGCCGCTCGGCGACCAGATCGCGGCCTGCGCGCGCCGCGCCGTCGTCGACGGCAGCGTCGGCCCCGGGGAGCGGCTGCCCGCCGCCCGGATGCTCGCGGGATCGCTCGGCGTGAACGTCCACACCGTGCTCCGCGGCTACCAGCGCCTGCGGGACGAGGGGCTGATCGAGCTCCGCAGGGGGCGGGGTGCCATCGTCGCCGACAGCGCGGCGGCGCGGGCCCGCGCCCAACTCGTGGAGCGGGTGCGGGAGTTCGTATCGGACGCGCTCGACCTCGGGCTTTCCGATGACGAGGTTCTCTCGATGGTGGGGGCCGCCCTGAAGGCGTGA
- a CDS encoding tyrosine-protein phosphatase, with product MNRHDRDTHDRDTNDRHIPFARLHNVRDLGGLRTADGGLVRSGLLYRADSLGKLRADDGADEAERADWARFCALGPRAVVDLRYDWEIAAKGRVPELPGLAYHQLSIEHRPYDQAALGPDVEPGPYLAERYVEVAHDGVKEIRAVLDVIAASAAAKEPLVFHCASGKDRTGLIAALVLALVGVPEDAIVEDFALTGLASDRLLADWRTTHPEATGIWPGYGKAPSEVMTLFLAALTERYGSVRGYADELLGTDEEFAAALRRALVEVAVEAEAERG from the coding sequence GTGAACCGACACGACAGAGACACGCACGACAGAGACACGAACGACAGGCACATACCGTTCGCGCGCCTGCACAACGTCCGCGACCTGGGGGGCCTGCGCACCGCCGACGGGGGCCTCGTGCGGTCGGGGCTGCTGTACCGCGCCGACTCGCTCGGCAAGCTGCGGGCCGACGACGGGGCGGACGAGGCGGAGCGCGCGGACTGGGCACGCTTTTGCGCACTCGGGCCGCGCGCGGTCGTCGATCTGCGCTACGACTGGGAGATCGCCGCCAAGGGCCGGGTACCGGAGCTGCCCGGACTCGCCTACCACCAGCTGAGCATCGAGCACCGGCCCTACGACCAGGCCGCGCTCGGCCCGGACGTCGAGCCAGGACCGTACCTCGCCGAGCGGTACGTGGAGGTGGCGCACGACGGCGTCAAGGAGATCAGGGCCGTGCTCGACGTCATCGCGGCATCGGCGGCGGCGAAGGAGCCCCTCGTCTTCCACTGCGCCTCCGGCAAGGACCGCACCGGCCTGATCGCCGCCCTGGTCCTCGCGCTCGTCGGCGTCCCCGAGGACGCGATCGTCGAGGACTTCGCCCTCACCGGCCTCGCATCGGACCGCCTGCTCGCCGACTGGCGAACGACCCACCCCGAGGCCACCGGGATCTGGCCGGGCTACGGCAAGGCCCCCTCGGAGGTCATGACCCTGTTCCTCGCGGCGCTGACCGAGCGGTACGGGTCCGTGCGGGGGTACGCCGATGAACTCCTCGGCACGGATGAGGAGTTCGCGGCGGCGTTGCGGAGGGCTTTGGTGGAGGTGGCGGTGGAGGCGGAGGCGGAGCGGGGGTAG
- a CDS encoding bifunctional lysylphosphatidylglycerol flippase/synthetase MprF, with product MTTSEASAAAAEDPAPSAPLAPPGERGPVRWLRAVGRAFEPARRAPVTVFVVVALWAVGAFTGSLGGGPPEALLNDVGVGVPALAGGRWWTPLTSLLWCSGIGNYVGSTLLLLLLGSAAEQRMGSARTGVVLFIGQVLGSLLGTGVVELGSLAGEDWLDGLARDLTATPGIAACAVGAFLSFRLSALWRRRLQLTLIVFPLMLALYVGHLQNVLVLFGTVVGLGLGALAHRETHRLRMPHASHSEGRVLVALVVAASAIGPLVATLYKDSLGPFNVLDLYVSGGPSAQEIADACVSAGTECARVRAEDHFYGSPAMLMGIAIPLLLLVLAEGLRRGLRLSWRITVAAQLLWLGLMAYLLSDIASHADRYVLEGSEQADQKAAMIQAVVEQMLLPLLVLVLLLLARRLFDQLLAKATVTWLLGTVGGALLLACLAYVGIGYAVRDQFTPEATFAKLVSGLPTQFFPPSYEPFFFQGQAPVPVGGTALALYEYCGMLFWVVTLIALFVAFRRPLTHADDEAATRARALLAAHGGATLSYLTTWPGNHYWFAADGRAAVAYRVHSTVALTTGDPFGAASARADAIDGFAEYCDERGWTPCFYSVTAETKARTDALGWSAVQVAEDTVVPLAELAFTGKKWQDVRTALNKAKKDGITAEWHSFPDAPIALTDQIRSISEEWVADKGLPEMGFTLGGLDELDDPHVRCLLAVDEDRTVHGITSWMPVYGDVGALGDGAEPRPVGWTLDFMRRRSDGFRGSMEFLIASAALGFKEEGAEFLSLSGAPLARSDTGEPPAALQRLLDHAGRVLEPVYGFRSLLNFKAKFQPRYHPMYMCYPDPAALPNITRAIGKAYLPHMKPSQGVRLMRKLTA from the coding sequence ATGACCACCTCCGAGGCATCCGCAGCCGCCGCGGAGGACCCGGCTCCGTCGGCCCCGCTCGCGCCGCCGGGTGAGCGGGGCCCGGTCCGCTGGCTGCGCGCCGTCGGCCGGGCCTTCGAACCGGCCCGCCGCGCGCCCGTCACCGTGTTCGTCGTCGTCGCGCTGTGGGCGGTGGGCGCGTTCACGGGCAGCCTCGGCGGCGGCCCGCCCGAGGCGCTCCTGAACGACGTGGGCGTGGGGGTGCCCGCACTCGCGGGCGGCCGCTGGTGGACGCCGCTGACGTCGCTCCTGTGGTGTTCGGGGATCGGCAACTACGTCGGATCCACGCTGTTGTTGCTGCTGCTCGGCTCGGCGGCCGAACAGCGCATGGGGTCGGCGCGCACCGGCGTGGTGCTGTTCATCGGGCAGGTGCTCGGCTCGCTGCTGGGCACCGGGGTCGTCGAGCTCGGCTCGCTGGCGGGCGAGGACTGGCTCGACGGCCTCGCGCGGGACCTGACCGCCACGCCCGGCATCGCCGCCTGCGCGGTCGGCGCCTTCCTCAGCTTCCGGCTCAGCGCCCTGTGGCGGCGCAGGCTCCAGCTGACCCTGATCGTCTTCCCGCTGATGCTCGCGCTGTACGTCGGCCACCTCCAGAACGTCCTCGTACTGTTCGGCACGGTCGTCGGTCTAGGGCTCGGCGCGCTCGCGCACCGCGAGACGCACCGGCTGCGGATGCCGCACGCCTCGCACTCCGAGGGCCGGGTCTTGGTCGCCCTGGTGGTGGCCGCCTCCGCCATCGGCCCGCTCGTCGCCACGCTCTACAAGGACTCGCTCGGCCCCTTCAACGTCCTCGACCTGTACGTCTCGGGCGGCCCGAGCGCCCAGGAGATCGCGGACGCCTGCGTGAGCGCGGGCACGGAGTGCGCCCGCGTCCGTGCCGAGGACCACTTCTACGGCTCCCCCGCGATGCTCATGGGCATCGCCATCCCGCTGCTGCTCCTGGTCCTGGCCGAGGGGCTTCGGCGCGGTCTGCGGCTCTCCTGGCGGATCACGGTGGCCGCGCAACTGCTGTGGCTGGGGCTCATGGCGTACCTGCTGAGCGACATCGCCTCGCACGCGGACCGCTACGTCCTGGAGGGCAGCGAGCAGGCCGACCAGAAGGCCGCGATGATCCAGGCGGTCGTCGAGCAGATGCTGCTGCCGCTGCTCGTCCTCGTGCTGCTCCTCCTCGCCCGGAGGCTTTTCGACCAGCTCCTCGCCAAGGCCACCGTGACCTGGCTCCTGGGGACCGTCGGCGGCGCGCTCCTGCTGGCCTGCCTCGCCTACGTGGGCATCGGCTACGCGGTGCGCGACCAGTTCACGCCCGAGGCGACGTTCGCGAAGCTGGTGTCGGGCCTGCCCACCCAGTTCTTCCCGCCCAGCTACGAACCGTTCTTCTTCCAGGGCCAGGCCCCCGTCCCGGTCGGCGGGACCGCGCTCGCGCTGTACGAGTACTGCGGGATGCTCTTCTGGGTGGTCACCCTGATCGCCCTCTTCGTGGCGTTCCGGCGGCCCCTGACGCACGCCGACGACGAAGCGGCCACGCGCGCGCGTGCCCTGCTCGCGGCGCACGGCGGTGCCACGCTCTCGTATCTGACGACCTGGCCGGGCAACCACTACTGGTTCGCCGCGGACGGCAGGGCCGCGGTCGCCTACCGGGTGCACTCCACGGTCGCGCTCACCACGGGTGACCCGTTCGGCGCGGCGTCCGCGCGCGCGGACGCGATCGACGGCTTCGCCGAGTACTGCGACGAACGCGGCTGGACCCCCTGCTTCTACAGCGTCACCGCCGAGACCAAGGCCCGTACGGACGCGCTGGGCTGGAGTGCGGTGCAGGTCGCGGAGGACACCGTCGTACCGCTCGCGGAGCTGGCCTTCACGGGCAAGAAGTGGCAGGACGTGCGCACGGCCCTGAACAAGGCCAAGAAGGACGGCATCACCGCCGAGTGGCACTCCTTCCCCGACGCGCCGATCGCCCTGACGGACCAGATCCGCTCGATCTCCGAGGAGTGGGTGGCCGACAAGGGGCTGCCGGAGATGGGCTTCACGCTCGGCGGCCTCGACGAGCTCGACGATCCGCACGTGCGCTGTCTGCTCGCGGTCGACGAGGACCGCACGGTGCACGGCATCACGAGCTGGATGCCGGTCTACGGAGACGTCGGTGCGCTCGGGGACGGCGCCGAGCCGCGTCCGGTGGGCTGGACCCTGGACTTCATGCGACGCCGCTCCGACGGGTTCCGCGGCTCGATGGAGTTCCTGATCGCGTCGGCGGCACTCGGCTTCAAGGAGGAGGGCGCCGAGTTCCTGAGCCTCTCCGGAGCGCCACTGGCCCGCTCCGACACCGGCGAGCCGCCCGCCGCCCTGCAACGCCTCCTGGACCACGCGGGCCGCGTCCTCGAACCGGTCTACGGATTCCGTTCGCTGCTCAACTTCAAGG
- a CDS encoding DUF1648 domain-containing protein codes for MLAFLVELAVYAALRDRLPGRMASHFGPDGAADGYVGRGAFLAVGGGLFVGLGAVGAFVALKSGYRAYRRGVVGLLAGCWATAAFLGWPMTASLVANRDLADGASARFPLWQLAVTVGVAAVAAGIGALLGLALARRTALPDVHGGGAVRDTDAARLGLGDAEQAGWVRRTGSPWLFGLGVATAGAGVGLAWVQREWVAPLSLVAAGLLVAAFARPCVAVDRRGLTVSPSVVPWPRVRLPLDRMERADSEYVNAVGDYGGWGYRVWPGRSGIILRSGEALVVRRTSGRVFAVTVEDSATAAALLNTLVERRTAER; via the coding sequence GTGCTCGCGTTCCTCGTGGAGTTGGCGGTGTACGCCGCGCTGAGGGACCGGCTGCCCGGGCGGATGGCCAGTCACTTCGGTCCCGACGGCGCCGCCGACGGGTACGTCGGGCGGGGCGCCTTTCTCGCCGTGGGCGGCGGGCTGTTCGTGGGGCTCGGCGCGGTGGGCGCGTTCGTGGCGCTGAAGAGCGGATATCGCGCGTACCGGCGTGGAGTGGTGGGGCTGCTGGCCGGTTGCTGGGCGACCGCCGCGTTCCTCGGGTGGCCGATGACGGCGAGCCTCGTCGCCAACCGTGACCTCGCGGACGGCGCGTCGGCCCGGTTCCCGCTGTGGCAGTTGGCCGTGACCGTCGGCGTCGCCGCGGTGGCGGCGGGGATCGGGGCCCTCCTCGGGCTCGCGCTGGCCCGGCGTACGGCGCTGCCGGACGTGCACGGGGGCGGCGCCGTGCGGGACACCGATGCCGCGCGGCTCGGGCTCGGCGATGCGGAGCAGGCCGGGTGGGTGCGCAGGACGGGCTCGCCGTGGCTCTTCGGGCTCGGTGTCGCGACGGCCGGGGCGGGGGTCGGCCTGGCGTGGGTGCAGCGGGAGTGGGTGGCCCCGCTCTCCCTGGTCGCGGCCGGGCTGCTCGTCGCCGCGTTCGCCAGGCCCTGCGTCGCCGTCGACCGGCGCGGTCTCACCGTCTCGCCGAGCGTGGTGCCCTGGCCGCGCGTACGGCTGCCGCTCGACCGGATGGAGCGGGCGGACAGCGAGTACGTCAACGCCGTTGGCGACTACGGGGGTTGGGGCTACCGGGTGTGGCCAGGGCGGTCCGGGATCATCCTCAGGTCCGGCGAGGCGCTGGTCGTGCGGCGCACGAGTGGCAGGGTGTTCGCGGTGACCGTGGAGGACTCGGCCACGGCTGCCGCGCTCCTCAACACCCTGGTCGAACGACGGACCGCGGAGCGCTGA
- a CDS encoding HAD-IA family hydrolase, translating into MKISGRAFDAVLSDLDGVIRFYDMAELEQSERAAGLAVGSTAEIAFAPETDLPLMRGEITKDQWTEAIAHGLADRVPHERGRELATTLAEAKFRADEVVVGMLRQARAAGLPVLLVTNATPWLADDLALLGLTGPTGLVDDVISSADLGIVKPDRRIYEVAAERAGVAPARCLFVDDRQENVDAAAALGMTGLLYRDHADLRAVLEPALRTGARARARGD; encoded by the coding sequence ATGAAGATCTCCGGCCGGGCGTTCGACGCCGTACTGAGCGACCTCGACGGCGTGATCCGCTTCTACGACATGGCGGAACTGGAGCAGTCGGAGCGCGCGGCGGGCCTCGCCGTGGGCAGTACCGCCGAGATCGCCTTCGCGCCCGAGACCGACCTGCCCCTGATGCGCGGCGAGATCACCAAGGACCAGTGGACCGAGGCGATCGCGCACGGGCTCGCCGACCGCGTGCCCCACGAGCGCGGCCGGGAACTCGCGACGACGCTCGCCGAGGCGAAGTTCCGCGCCGACGAGGTGGTCGTGGGCATGCTGCGGCAGGCCCGTGCCGCCGGTCTGCCGGTGCTGCTCGTCACCAACGCGACGCCGTGGCTGGCCGACGATCTCGCGCTGCTCGGTCTCACCGGGCCCACCGGGCTCGTGGACGACGTGATCAGCAGCGCCGACCTCGGCATCGTCAAGCCGGACCGTCGCATCTACGAGGTGGCGGCGGAGCGGGCCGGGGTCGCCCCGGCCCGCTGCCTCTTCGTCGACGACCGCCAGGAGAACGTGGACGCGGCCGCCGCGCTCGGCATGACCGGGCTGCTCTACCGCGACCACGCGGATCTGCGCGCGGTGCTGGAGCCCGCGCTCCGGACCGGGGCGCGGGCGCGTGCGCGGGGCGACTAA
- a CDS encoding family 2 encapsulin nanocompartment cargo protein polyprenyl transferase codes for MTDTTAGSGFRTGSEAEAGAGREAGEILAAARLCVDPELRRAVDSLPGSMRRVALYHFGWEHADGTAAAGHAGKAIRPALVLAAVRALGGEPAMAVRAAAAVELIHNFTLLHDDVMGRDPTRRHRPAAWTVFGDADAILAGDALQALAQRLLAEDPHPGASVAAARLAACVVELCAGQHADWALERRGPDEVTLDECLAMAEARTGALLGCACALGAVYAGAGCEEVEALDGFGREAGLAFQLIDDVIGIWGDPGRAGKPAGADLAARRKSLPVVAALGSGTVAAGELAELYGTGAAGSGSGEGELARVAVAVERAGGRDWAQVHAADRMSRAVGQLARAVPDPEAAGGLLALAEFVTRRTY; via the coding sequence ATGACGGACACGACGGCAGGTTCGGGGTTCCGTACGGGTTCGGAGGCGGAAGCGGGCGCGGGACGTGAGGCCGGTGAGATATTGGCGGCCGCGCGGCTCTGCGTCGATCCGGAGCTTCGCCGGGCCGTGGACTCGCTGCCCGGGTCCATGCGCCGGGTCGCGCTCTACCACTTCGGTTGGGAGCACGCGGACGGTACGGCCGCGGCCGGCCACGCGGGCAAGGCCATCAGGCCCGCGCTCGTGCTCGCCGCGGTGCGGGCGCTCGGCGGGGAGCCCGCGATGGCCGTGCGGGCCGCGGCGGCCGTCGAGTTGATCCACAACTTCACGCTGCTGCACGACGACGTAATGGGCCGCGACCCCACGCGTCGGCACCGGCCCGCCGCGTGGACCGTGTTCGGTGACGCCGACGCGATCCTTGCCGGGGACGCCTTGCAGGCACTGGCGCAGCGGCTGCTCGCCGAGGACCCCCATCCCGGGGCCTCGGTGGCGGCCGCCCGCCTTGCGGCGTGCGTGGTGGAGTTGTGCGCGGGGCAGCACGCCGACTGGGCGTTGGAGCGGCGCGGGCCCGACGAGGTCACGCTCGACGAGTGCCTCGCGATGGCCGAGGCCAGGACGGGGGCGTTGCTCGGGTGTGCGTGTGCGCTGGGGGCGGTGTACGCGGGGGCGGGCTGCGAGGAGGTCGAGGCGCTCGACGGGTTCGGGCGCGAGGCCGGGCTCGCGTTCCAGCTCATCGACGACGTCATCGGGATCTGGGGGGATCCGGGGCGGGCCGGGAAGCCCGCGGGGGCGGATCTCGCGGCCCGGAGGAAGTCGTTGCCCGTGGTGGCCGCGTTGGGGTCGGGGACGGTGGCCGCGGGGGAGCTGGCGGAGTTGTACGGCACGGGGGCGGCGGGATCGGGTTCGGGGGAGGGTGAGTTGGCGCGGGTCGCCGTGGCCGTGGAGAGGGCCGGGGGACGGGACTGGGCGCAGGTGCACGCGGCGGACCGGATGTCCCGGGCGGTGGGGCAGTTGGCGCGGGCCGTGCCCGATCCGGAGGCCGCGGGTGGGTTGTTGGCGCTCGCGGAGTTCGTCACTCGCCGTACGTATTGA
- a CDS encoding GNAT family N-acetyltransferase: MGVAIRRAGVADRADIVRLLDEAFLRDPVSSWVFPGEEHRRRMHGGLMAAFFDLALAEGYVDVTEDGDAAALWWSVPGGVAEGEEDGPALLREAVDAENERVELIGRLTDAIHPTDRAHEYLHMIAVRPERQGEGLGTELVNAVLERCDRDGLHAYLEASNARSRDLYARLGFVFMGTALDLPDGPRMWPMWREPRGVVGGVSG, from the coding sequence GTGGGTGTGGCGATACGGCGGGCCGGGGTGGCCGATCGGGCGGACATCGTCCGGCTGCTCGACGAGGCGTTCCTGCGGGATCCGGTGAGCAGTTGGGTGTTTCCCGGCGAGGAGCACCGGCGGCGCATGCACGGCGGGCTGATGGCGGCCTTCTTCGATCTCGCGCTCGCCGAGGGGTACGTCGATGTGACCGAGGACGGCGATGCCGCCGCCCTGTGGTGGTCGGTGCCCGGCGGGGTGGCCGAGGGGGAGGAGGACGGGCCCGCGCTGCTGCGTGAGGCCGTGGACGCCGAGAACGAACGCGTCGAGCTCATCGGGCGGTTGACGGACGCGATCCACCCGACCGACCGGGCCCACGAGTATCTGCACATGATCGCCGTGCGGCCGGAGCGGCAGGGCGAAGGGCTCGGCACGGAGTTGGTCAACGCCGTCCTCGAGCGGTGCGACCGCGACGGGCTGCACGCCTACCTCGAAGCGAGCAACGCGCGCAGCCGCGACCTGTACGCGCGACTCGGGTTCGTCTTCATGGGGACGGCGCTGGACCTGCCCGACGGCCCGCGCATGTGGCCGATGTGGCGTGAGCCGCGCGGAGTTGTGGGCGGGGTCAGCGGCTGA
- a CDS encoding EamA family transporter, which produces MFVQIVSLQCGSALAKGTYGQVGPTALAGMRLGFAALVLWTVVRPRLSRLSAAQWRAAAGLGVVFAGMNSAYFQAIRHLPLGVAATLELLGPLALALALSRRAAHLLSGLLALAGVLLLAVPGGALPGVGVMAGAVAALCRAGYVVLNQRVGRLFSGWDGLTVALGIGACLLVPVAGAVDGRSVVEHPALLGTGFLVALLSSLIPYCLDMLALRRIGARAFGVLLALGPAVGTGVGYAALGERLGLREYAAVALVVAAAAWSVRTAE; this is translated from the coding sequence GTGTTTGTGCAGATCGTCAGCCTGCAGTGCGGGTCCGCGCTGGCCAAGGGGACGTACGGTCAGGTCGGGCCCACAGCGCTCGCCGGGATGCGGCTCGGGTTCGCCGCGCTCGTCCTGTGGACCGTGGTCCGGCCACGGCTCTCGCGGCTTTCGGCCGCGCAGTGGCGGGCCGCGGCCGGGCTCGGTGTCGTCTTCGCCGGGATGAACTCCGCGTACTTCCAGGCGATCCGCCACCTCCCGCTGGGCGTCGCGGCGACCCTCGAACTCCTCGGCCCGCTGGCCCTCGCGCTCGCGCTGTCCCGCAGGGCCGCGCACCTCCTGTCCGGGCTGCTCGCGCTCGCCGGGGTGCTGTTGCTCGCGGTGCCGGGTGGTGCGCTGCCCGGCGTCGGCGTCATGGCGGGGGCGGTGGCCGCGCTGTGCAGGGCGGGTTACGTGGTCCTCAACCAGCGGGTGGGGCGGCTCTTTTCCGGCTGGGACGGGCTCACCGTGGCGCTGGGCATCGGGGCGTGCCTGCTGGTGCCGGTCGCGGGGGCGGTCGACGGACGGTCCGTCGTCGAGCATCCGGCGCTGCTCGGCACCGGGTTCCTGGTCGCGCTGCTCTCGTCGCTGATCCCGTACTGCCTGGACATGCTCGCCCTGCGCCGCATCGGCGCACGAGCCTTCGGCGTACTGCTCGCGCTGGGGCCCGCGGTGGGCACCGGCGTGGGCTACGCCGCCCTCGGCGAGCGGCTCGGGCTCCGGGAGTACGCGGCGGTGGCGCTGGTCGTCGCGGCGGCGGCGTGGTCCGTGCGGACGGCGGAGTGA
- a CDS encoding family 2B encapsulin nanocompartment shell protein, whose protein sequence is MSVGEEIRAESEQPQQSLGTSAARNLATTTKSAPQMQEISSRWLLRMLPWVQVQGGTYRVNRRLSYSVGDGRVTFVKTGDQVQVIPAELGELPVLRDFEDQDVLGELAQRCRQREFAAGEVLASFGSAADEVFLLAHGRVEQIGTGPYGDDTVLGTLADGAYFGEQALVDAESIWEYTTRAVTACTVLTLPRQDLEQVAERSESLRAHLQQLRTVPAQRTNAFGEAAIDLSAGHVGEAVLPGTFVDYESSPREYELSVAQTVLRIHTRVADLYNQPMNQTEHQLRLTVEALKERQEHELINNREFGLLNNCEYDQRLQPHDGVPSPDDLDELLSRRRGSKLFLAHPRAIAAFGRELNKRGLVPETIDVGGTRIPTWRGVPIYPCNKIPVTEARTTSIICMRTGEDEQGVVGLHQTGIPDEIEPSLSVRFMGISEQAIISYLVSTYYSAAVLVPDALGVLENVEIGRWR, encoded by the coding sequence ATGTCGGTAGGCGAAGAGATCCGTGCCGAGTCGGAGCAGCCGCAGCAGAGTCTCGGCACGTCGGCGGCACGGAATCTGGCCACCACCACCAAGTCGGCACCGCAGATGCAGGAGATCAGCTCCCGCTGGCTGCTGCGGATGCTGCCATGGGTGCAGGTACAGGGCGGTACGTACCGGGTGAACCGAAGGCTGAGCTACTCGGTTGGCGACGGCCGGGTGACCTTCGTGAAGACGGGGGACCAGGTCCAGGTCATCCCCGCCGAGCTCGGTGAGCTGCCCGTGCTGCGCGACTTCGAGGACCAGGACGTGCTCGGGGAGCTCGCGCAGCGCTGCCGCCAGCGTGAATTCGCCGCGGGTGAGGTCCTGGCCTCCTTCGGCAGCGCGGCGGACGAGGTGTTCCTGCTCGCGCACGGCCGCGTCGAGCAGATCGGCACGGGTCCTTACGGCGACGACACGGTGCTCGGGACGCTCGCCGACGGCGCCTACTTCGGCGAGCAGGCGCTCGTCGACGCCGAGTCGATCTGGGAGTACACCACGCGCGCGGTGACCGCGTGCACCGTCCTGACGCTGCCCCGCCAGGACCTCGAACAGGTCGCCGAGCGCTCGGAGTCGCTGCGCGCCCACCTCCAGCAGCTGCGCACCGTGCCTGCGCAGCGCACCAACGCGTTCGGTGAAGCGGCCATCGACCTCTCGGCGGGCCACGTCGGCGAAGCGGTGCTGCCCGGCACGTTCGTCGACTACGAATCGTCCCCGCGCGAGTACGAGTTGAGCGTCGCCCAGACCGTGCTGCGCATCCACACGCGCGTGGCCGACCTCTACAACCAGCCGATGAACCAGACCGAGCACCAGCTGCGGCTGACCGTCGAGGCGCTCAAGGAGCGCCAGGAGCACGAGCTCATCAACAACCGCGAGTTCGGACTCCTGAACAACTGCGAGTACGACCAGCGCCTTCAGCCGCACGACGGCGTGCCCAGCCCGGACGACCTGGACGAGCTGCTCAGCCGCAGGCGCGGATCCAAGCTCTTCCTCGCCCACCCGCGCGCGATCGCCGCGTTCGGCCGCGAGCTCAACAAGCGCGGGCTCGTCCCCGAGACCATCGACGTGGGCGGCACCCGGATCCCGACCTGGCGCGGGGTGCCGATCTACCCGTGCAACAAGATCCCGGTCACCGAGGCGCGGACGACGTCCATCATCTGCATGCGTACGGGAGAGGACGAGCAGGGCGTCGTCGGGCTGCACCAGACGGGCATCCCCGACGAGATCGAGCCGAGCCTGTCCGTGCGGTTCATGGGCATCAGCGAGCAGGCGATCATCTCGTACCTGGTGTCGACCTACTACTCCGCCGCGGTGCTCGTGCCCGATGCGCTCGGCGTACTGGAGAACGTCGAGATCGGCCGCTGGAGGTGA